The following proteins are encoded in a genomic region of Ictalurus punctatus breed USDA103 chromosome 15, Coco_2.0, whole genome shotgun sequence:
- the tmem82 gene encoding transmembrane protein 82 (The RefSeq protein has 1 substitution compared to this genomic sequence), translated as MLSFISWFVPSLPTWLIPDANPLDCILQGLVGACGISVLSILLRVHLFVEAQSTADSKDDIMNKRTHIGGLTDRIQFWILTVTLAFVGSRVAALVVLEFSLRAISSRFTASSDPLSDTLLQLLVQCQFSLGCALNCSLYFLHEGATQAWLNFLLAAALSWFLASQCSRLWHHVKTMYPIHSTQRYCGVCIGLLTSGTSILPFLCSALILTFCVAGFAAISSINQHFLSTTEALRFWTPLTICYTLLVVYMHEEQHRQPIGQALLNTVMVRLGGLLLLMLTVGRWEDVLHILLCFIGEAACLLPAQELLNSTSKDAADVPRRFVTKNGDQRRPKKSDKYD; from the exons ATGTTGTCCTTCATTTCCTGGTTTGTACCAAGTTTACCCACTTGGCTAATACCTGATGCAAATCCTCTAGACTGTATTTTACAAG GGCTTGTAGGAGCATGTGGGATCTCAGTGCTTTCCATCCTTTTAAGGGTTCATTTATTCGTTGAAGCACAGAG TACAGCAGACAGCAAAGATGACATAACGAACAAGCGCACTCATATTGGTGGTCTAACAGACAGAATCCAGTTCTGGATCCTGACAGTGACTCTAGCCTTTGTGGGTTCAAGAGTTGCAGCATTAGTGGTTCTTGAGTTCTCTCTTCGAGCAATTTCATCACGCTTCACAGCCTCATCA GACCCACTGAGTGATACTTTGTTACAGCTGCTAGTGCAGTGCCAGTTCTCTTTGGGCTGTGCATTAAACTGcagtctttattttctccatgAGGGGGCAACACAAGCTTGGCTAAATTTCCTCCTTGCTGCAGCACTGAGCTGGTTTTTGGCCAGCCAGTGTTCCAGATTATGGCACCACGTAAAGACAATGTACCCAATACACAGCACCCAGCGGTACTGTGGGGTCTGTATTGGCCTCCTGACGTCTGGCACATCTATATTGCCTTTTCTTTGCAGTGCCTTGATTCTAACATTTTGTGTGGCTGGATTTGCTGCCATATCGAGCATCAACCAGCACTTTCTGTCAACTACTGAGGCCTTGAGGTTCTGGACACCACTCACAATCTGCTACACCTTACTTGTTGTCTATATGCATG AGGAGCAGCATCGGCAGCCTATCGGACAGGCTCTTCTGAATACAGTGATGGTGCGCCTTGGAGGCCTATTATTATTGATGCTTACTGTGGGAAGGTGGGAAGATGTACTCCACATCCTACTGTGCTTCATTGGGGAAGCTGCCTGTCTGCTACCAGCTCAGGAACTACTGAATAGCACCTCTAAG GATGCTGCAGATGTTCCCAGACGATTTGTGACGAAAAATGGAGACCAGAGAAGACCAAAGAAATCAGACAAATATGACTGA